The Methanocalculus natronophilus genome contains the following window.
CGATATATTCCTACCCTTTTAGATGAAGCGAATAAAATTATGTTGGCTCAAGCTTCACGTGGGGTTGACTTTCAAGAAGGGAAACTAAAAGACAAAGTCATGCAAATTGTTTCTTTATTGGTTCCTATGTTTATCATTTCATTTAAACGTAGTGAAGA
Protein-coding sequences here:
- a CDS encoding energy-coupling factor transporter transmembrane component T; the protein is RYIPTLLDEANKIMLAQASRGVDFQEGKLKDKVMQIVSLLVPMFIISFKRSEELADAMEARSFIPGNPRTKLHELSWQSIDTAGIIFANLFILSSILIRVMV